Proteins encoded by one window of Psychromonas sp. L1A2:
- a CDS encoding anthranilate synthase component 1, which produces MNTLHPIGVLKTIEAPCSYIQDSLGLFQQISADSDHHLLFDSAEIESKEHLKSLLLVDACLKLTCHGLVVTLEALTDNGKDLLTFIAPKFSTQLITGQTPSQLQLTFPQSDTSGDEDQRLKSASPMDAIRCLVDRIKKRSAHSEALFLGGVFAYDFIATFEQLIEVPDGENTTPDYVFYVAETLMIHDHQTQQGEILGSIFGGLYSDESELRITQRITELQGLCDNFIAPINQQITIDAKVSVDVSDAEYCAIVEQLKTNIVKGDIFQVVPSRSFSLPCPDPISAYQKLKETNPSPYMFYLKDSDFILFGASPESAIKFTQETQDVEIYPIAGTRRRGFNKDGTINKDLDGRLELELRLDKKETSEHLMLVDLARNDVARISEPGTRHVAELLQVDRYSHVMHLVSRVVGKLRSDLDALHAYQACMNMGTLVGAPKISASNLVRKVEKKRRGSYGGAVGYINGNGDMDSCIVIRSAFVKDGIAQAQAGAGVVYDSVPQLEADETRSKAAAVLNAVALAHGTTLANVTSTKVTSAVNDTAAKQGE; this is translated from the coding sequence ATGAATACTCTACACCCAATTGGCGTATTAAAAACCATTGAAGCACCCTGCAGTTACATCCAAGATTCACTAGGATTATTTCAACAAATCAGTGCAGATAGCGACCATCATTTACTGTTCGACTCAGCAGAGATTGAAAGTAAAGAACACTTAAAAAGTTTGCTACTGGTTGATGCCTGTTTGAAACTGACTTGCCACGGTTTAGTGGTCACACTAGAAGCATTAACCGATAACGGTAAAGATCTTCTCACCTTCATTGCACCAAAATTTTCAACACAGCTCATTACTGGTCAAACACCAAGCCAATTACAACTCACTTTCCCACAATCTGATACTAGTGGCGACGAGGACCAGCGTTTAAAATCAGCTTCTCCGATGGATGCCATACGTTGTTTAGTTGACCGTATCAAAAAACGCTCTGCACATTCAGAAGCTTTATTTTTAGGCGGTGTATTTGCCTATGACTTTATTGCTACTTTTGAACAATTAATAGAAGTGCCTGATGGTGAAAACACCACACCCGACTATGTTTTTTATGTAGCAGAAACATTAATGATTCACGATCATCAAACTCAACAAGGTGAAATATTAGGCAGCATTTTTGGTGGGTTATATTCAGATGAAAGCGAACTTAGAATTACCCAGCGCATTACTGAATTACAAGGCCTATGTGATAACTTCATCGCTCCAATTAATCAGCAAATAACCATTGATGCTAAGGTCTCAGTTGATGTATCAGATGCTGAATATTGTGCCATTGTAGAACAACTTAAAACCAATATTGTTAAAGGTGACATTTTCCAAGTGGTACCTTCTCGTAGCTTCTCTTTACCTTGTCCAGACCCAATTTCAGCTTACCAAAAACTAAAAGAAACCAACCCAAGTCCTTATATGTTTTATTTAAAGGACAGTGATTTCATCTTATTTGGAGCCTCACCAGAGAGCGCAATTAAATTTACACAAGAAACACAAGATGTTGAAATTTACCCTATCGCAGGCACGCGTCGCCGTGGTTTTAATAAAGATGGCACTATTAATAAAGATTTAGATGGTCGCTTAGAATTAGAGTTACGTTTAGATAAAAAAGAAACTTCTGAACATCTTATGTTAGTTGATTTAGCACGTAATGATGTTGCACGTATTAGTGAACCTGGTACACGCCACGTTGCTGAACTATTACAAGTTGACCGTTACAGTCATGTTATGCACTTGGTGTCACGTGTTGTAGGTAAATTACGCAGTGACTTAGATGCGCTACACGCTTACCAAGCTTGTATGAACATGGGTACATTAGTAGGCGCACCAAAAATAAGTGCTTCAAATCTCGTCCGAAAAGTAGAGAAAAAGCGTCGAGGTAGTTATGGCGGCGCCGTTGGTTACATTAACGGCAATGGTGATATGGATAGCTGTATCGTTATTCGCTCTGCTTTTGTAAAAGATGGTATTGCACAAGCACAAGCAGGTGCAGGTGTTGTTTATGATTCAGTCCCTCAGCTTGAGGCAGATGAAACACGAAGCAAAGCCGCTGCTGTATTAAATGCAGTCGCATTAGCTCACGGAACAACGTTAGCTAACGTAACGTCAACTAAAGTAACGTCAGCAGTTAACGACACTGCCGCTAAGCAAGGAGAATAA
- a CDS encoding anthranilate synthase component II yields MTTQTNKINQTPKATLFFLDNFDSFTYNLVDQFKTAGYPVKIYRNNQSAEQIKAHIDACEGEVVLVLSPGPGTPSAAGCMIDLITLCKGQVPILGICLGHQALIEQYGGVVGQADEIQHGKSSLIEHCADKMFTGLSQPLSVARYHSLVGTSVPASLEIVAQYNGMCMSIYHQQDKVIGFQFHPESILTCEGAQLLENSLNLLTETENK; encoded by the coding sequence ATGACAACTCAAACTAATAAAATCAACCAAACGCCTAAAGCGACCTTATTTTTTCTTGATAACTTTGACTCATTTACTTACAACTTAGTGGATCAATTTAAAACCGCAGGTTATCCCGTTAAGATTTATCGTAATAATCAGAGCGCAGAACAAATTAAAGCACACATTGATGCTTGTGAAGGTGAAGTTGTTTTAGTGTTATCACCAGGTCCAGGAACACCAAGTGCTGCTGGTTGTATGATCGATTTAATCACCTTATGTAAAGGCCAAGTACCTATTTTAGGAATATGTTTAGGCCATCAAGCATTAATAGAACAATATGGTGGAGTTGTTGGCCAAGCAGATGAAATACAACATGGCAAATCATCTTTAATTGAACACTGTGCTGACAAAATGTTCACTGGATTATCACAACCACTTTCTGTGGCACGTTATCATTCTTTAGTGGGCACATCAGTTCCCGCTTCACTGGAAATCGTGGCACAATATAACGGTATGTGTATGTCGATTTACCACCAACAAGATAAGGTGATCGGTTTTCAATTTCATCCTGAATCCATTTTAACTTGTGAAGGTGCACAGCTTTTAGAAAACAGTCTCAACTTACTGACTGAAACGGAGAATAAATAA
- the trpD gene encoding anthranilate phosphoribosyltransferase, with amino-acid sequence MSQYDVQPTLEKLYQGEGLSEQQSQAFFEQVVSGEIDPIVLGSVLTALKIKGETPTEITGAAKALLAQAKKFPRPDYPFTDIVGTGGDGLGTINISTASAFVAAACGVKVCKHGSRSVSSKSGSSDLLAAFGINLDMSPETARQCLDDLNVCFIFAPNYHAGMRFAAPVRAALKTRSIFNVLGPLVNPARPDFELMGVYAPELLLPIAKVHQQLGMKRVMVVYGSGLDEVALHGSTQVAELHNDEITEYTLTPEDFGVDYYPVESIFGGTPEENKVIIEQILQGKGTAAQQAAVAINVSALLVLNGKADNFKQGTAMALASMQSGQPLSLLKQLAEQSNA; translated from the coding sequence ATGAGCCAATATGATGTACAACCGACCTTAGAAAAGCTTTATCAAGGTGAAGGGCTCAGCGAGCAACAAAGTCAGGCCTTTTTTGAACAAGTTGTTTCAGGCGAAATCGATCCCATCGTATTAGGGTCAGTCTTAACGGCACTAAAAATAAAAGGTGAAACACCGACTGAAATAACAGGGGCAGCCAAAGCACTCTTAGCGCAAGCTAAAAAGTTTCCGCGTCCTGATTATCCTTTTACAGATATCGTTGGCACAGGCGGAGATGGTCTAGGCACCATTAACATTTCAACAGCGAGCGCATTTGTCGCAGCAGCCTGTGGTGTTAAAGTCTGTAAACACGGCAGCCGTAGTGTTTCAAGCAAATCTGGCTCTTCTGATTTATTAGCGGCTTTTGGCATTAACTTAGATATGTCACCAGAAACAGCACGCCAATGTTTAGACGACTTAAATGTCTGTTTCATTTTTGCACCCAATTACCACGCAGGAATGCGTTTTGCAGCGCCCGTTCGAGCAGCATTAAAAACACGTTCAATATTCAATGTGCTCGGTCCATTGGTTAATCCGGCGCGTCCTGATTTTGAATTGATGGGCGTTTATGCACCAGAATTATTACTACCCATTGCAAAAGTACACCAACAATTAGGCATGAAACGTGTCATGGTCGTGTATGGCAGTGGTTTAGATGAAGTGGCTTTACATGGTAGCACTCAGGTCGCTGAATTACATAACGATGAAATAACAGAGTACACGTTAACACCGGAAGACTTCGGCGTTGATTACTACCCTGTTGAAAGTATTTTTGGTGGTACACCAGAAGAGAATAAAGTCATCATTGAACAAATTTTACAAGGTAAAGGTACGGCTGCTCAACAAGCGGCTGTAGCAATTAACGTATCTGCACTATTAGTACTAAATGGTAAAGCAGATAACTTTAAACAAGGTACAGCAATGGCATTAGCAAGCATGCAATCAGGTCAACCTCTCTCACTATTAAAACAACTTGCGGAGCAAAGCAATGCTTAA
- the trpCF gene encoding bifunctional indole-3-glycerol-phosphate synthase TrpC/phosphoribosylanthranilate isomerase TrpF, whose protein sequence is MLNDQSLQDTILGKIVDDKLLWVEERKQQQPLIKFKDELVESDRHFYQALDQDKSVFILECKKASPSKGLIREDFDLDLIAGVYKNYASAISVLTDTKYFQGDFEYINKVREQVTQPVICKDFIVDPYQIYLARYYKADAILLMLSVLDDDAYQAYRDTAHSLNMGVLTEVSNEHELVRAIALNAKVIGINNRDLRDLSIDLNRTKELAVKIPADRIVISESGIYNHQQVKELSQFANGFLVGSSIMSQPNIDRACRQLILGENKVCGLTHARDAADVHKAGAVYGGLIFVEKSPRFVALEQARLVMLGAPLMYVGVFQNEEIELIAYTAKSLGLSAVQLHGDETPKYIKELLTVLPKNCEIWKAHGISDSLPEFEKYNVSKHILDTRVGTQSGGTGKVFDWSLLTAQQDKLLDIDKSKIILAGGLTPENAQQAALIGCAGLDFNSGVESAPGKKDADKLNRSFSAIRRYMKR, encoded by the coding sequence ATGCTTAACGATCAAAGTTTACAAGATACTATTTTAGGCAAAATTGTTGATGACAAGTTGCTATGGGTTGAAGAAAGAAAACAACAGCAACCTTTAATTAAATTTAAAGACGAACTAGTAGAAAGCGATCGCCACTTTTACCAAGCACTAGATCAAGACAAAAGCGTCTTTATTCTTGAATGTAAAAAAGCCTCTCCGTCAAAAGGCCTAATACGTGAAGATTTCGATTTAGACTTAATAGCAGGCGTTTATAAAAACTACGCATCGGCTATTTCAGTATTGACCGATACAAAGTACTTTCAAGGCGACTTTGAGTACATTAATAAAGTACGTGAGCAAGTTACTCAACCTGTTATCTGTAAAGATTTCATTGTTGACCCTTACCAAATTTACTTAGCACGTTATTACAAAGCAGATGCAATTTTACTGATGTTGTCAGTATTAGATGATGACGCTTACCAAGCTTATCGTGATACGGCACACAGCTTAAATATGGGCGTATTAACTGAAGTTAGTAATGAACATGAATTGGTTCGAGCAATAGCACTCAACGCTAAAGTAATTGGCATTAACAATAGAGACTTACGTGATCTTAGTATCGATTTAAACCGTACTAAAGAGCTAGCAGTAAAAATCCCTGCAGACCGTATCGTCATTTCGGAATCAGGCATTTACAACCACCAGCAAGTGAAAGAACTAAGTCAATTTGCGAATGGATTTTTAGTCGGTAGCTCTATTATGTCTCAACCCAATATTGACCGAGCTTGTAGACAACTTATTTTAGGCGAAAACAAAGTGTGTGGCTTAACTCATGCACGTGATGCAGCAGACGTTCATAAAGCAGGTGCAGTCTATGGCGGCTTAATTTTTGTTGAAAAATCACCTCGTTTTGTTGCATTGGAACAAGCTCGTTTAGTCATGCTAGGCGCACCACTAATGTACGTTGGCGTTTTTCAAAATGAAGAGATAGAGTTAATTGCCTATACCGCTAAAAGCCTAGGATTAAGCGCAGTGCAATTACATGGTGATGAAACACCAAAATATATTAAAGAATTGTTAACAGTACTACCTAAAAACTGTGAAATTTGGAAAGCACACGGAATCAGTGATAGCTTGCCAGAATTTGAAAAATATAATGTCAGTAAACATATATTAGATACGCGTGTTGGCACACAAAGTGGTGGAACAGGTAAAGTATTTGATTGGTCACTGCTTACTGCACAACAAGATAAATTACTCGATATTGATAAAAGTAAAATCATATTAGCCGGTGGTTTAACACCTGAAAATGCACAACAAGCAGCGTTAATAGGCTGTGCAGGATTAGACTTTAATTCAGGTGTGGAATCTGCCCCAGGTAAAAAAGACGCAGACAAATTAAATCGTAGTTTCTCAGCAATACGTCGTTACATGAAACGATAG